Proteins encoded by one window of Branchiostoma floridae strain S238N-H82 chromosome 6, Bfl_VNyyK, whole genome shotgun sequence:
- the LOC118418580 gene encoding uncharacterized protein LOC118418580 yields the protein MHSAVRLAVLAATILRLQALTPDEIAQFRTTGTLEANTGIAGWVAVEDTGRQLYITSNGVPDHHTGPFPGPGNPNTIQEQNFVLKVRKTPVYADTPGCLPMGPVGLATNGVPLYNPQSAECEDAVINERFDSCHGHPDMPGRYHYHQNPVCAYVQEGGKASPLVGVAADGFPIYGPVDETGRTLTSADLDECHGREVNGRYRYHVTADYPYILGCFKGRVLPDAGVGRRCVCPVKRTGYQQSLLGVLRRLAKQQKQTTP from the exons ATGCACTCTGCGGTCCGACTCGCCGTTCTCGCCGCCACGATCCTCCGGCTGCAGGCGCTCACTCCGGATGAGATCGCGCAGTTCAGGACCACGGGAACTCTAGAGGCCAACACAG GCATTGCTGGGTGGGTTGCCGTAGAAGACACGGGCAGACAGCTCTACATCACCAGCAACGGTGTCCCCGACCACCACACGGGCCCCTTCCCCGGTCCCGGTAACCCTAACACTATCCAG GAGCAAAACTTCGTCCTGAAGGTCCGTAAGACACCAGTGTACGCGGACACCCCGGGATGCCTGCCTATGGGACCCGTCGGTCTGGCCACCAACGGCGTGCCCCTGTACAACCCGCAGAGTGCCGAGTGTGAGGATGCCGTCATCAACGAACG GTTTGACTCGTGCCATGGCCACCCGGACATGCCCGGCAGGTACCACTACCACCAGAACCCCGTCTGTGCCTACGTGCAGGAGGGCGGCAAGGCCTCGCCGCTGGTCGGCGTGGCGGCAGACGGCTTCCCCATCTACGGCCCGGTGGACGAGACCGGCAGGACGCTGACCTCCGCTGACCTGGATGAGTGCCATGGGCGGGag GTTAACGGTAGGTACCGGTACCACGTCACGGCGGACTACCCCTACATTCTGGGCTGCTTCAAGGGCCGGGTGCTGCCGGACGCCGGGGTGGGCCGCCGCTGTGTCTGCCCCGTGAAGAGGACGGGCTACCAGCAGTCACTGCTGGGCGTGTTGCGCAGATTGGCCAAGCAACAGAAACAGACCACACCCTAA
- the LOC118418581 gene encoding carbohydrate sulfotransferase 11-like translates to MRIFQPTARCLFLSILSFGVVTYVYISYSGLGKSLKLLRGYKDSARVSEQLNVTVKDDKHLLNTSAKGAVAGASELGKVNWESWLEKEQSRRLATLKAYCRENSQSTTRVSHDLLKYQLIFFENIKTAYCFIPKTGCSTMKLLLYNLEHNTTERPVHSINRTSNVQKHVGINARRFRMLRDYSKEQASLRLATFKKIIVVRDPLERLASAWLDKFVKNSEVSRRWTKTFHQHVKAYLKERYRNIKSINMTFEGKAGGADTDTQPVSFADFLGAISQRIWSNVHWISFSKLCLPCEVDYDYIAHTDTLAADVRLFLQQYNITAREDILPEQRLRRANDGNVFGNIFGQVPKEEILSIRRLYQEDFDMFGYSFEEDLAKIETGRG, encoded by the exons ATGCGGATTTTTCAACCGACTGCAAGATGTCTGTTTCTGTCCATACTGAGCTTTGGTGTTGTAACTTACGTCTATATCAGCTACAGTGGACTCGGAAAATCTCTGAAACTGTTGCGTGGATACAAGGATTCAGCCCGCGTATCTGAGCAACTAAACGTGACTGTTAAAGACGATAAACATCTTTTGAACACATCTGCTAAGGGAGCAGTCGCTGGTGCGTCGGAGTTGGGAAAAG TGAACTGGGAAAGCTGGTTAGAGAAGGAACAGTCTCGCAGACTCGCCACGCTGAAGGCATACTGTCGGGAAAACTCGCAATCAACG actCGTGTATCCCACGACCTTCTGAAGTACCAGCTAATCTTTTTTGAAAACATAAAAACGGCATACTGCTTCATCCCGAAAACCGGATGCTCCACGATGAAATTGTTACTTTACAATTTAGAGCATAACACAACCGAAAGACCGGTTCACAGCATCAACCGTACGTCTAACGTGCAGAAACACGTCGGTATCAATGCGCGGAGGTTTAGAATGCTGAGGGACTACAGCAAGGAACAGGCGAGTTTGCGTCTGGCGACTTTTAAGAAGATCATCGTCGTCCGCGATCCACTGGAGAG ACTGGCCTCTGCATGGCTCGACAAGTTCGTGAAGAACAGTGAAGTAAGTCGCCGCTGGACAAAGACTTTCCATCAACACGTGAAAGCTTACCTAAAGGAGAGGTACCGAAATATCAAGTCTATAAACATG ACCTTTGAAGGAAAGGCAGGCGGGGCGGACACCGATACACAGCCGGTGTCGTTTGCAGACTTCCTCGGTGCCATTTCGCAGCGCATATGGAGCAATGTGCACTGGATATCGTTTTCTAAGCTGTGCCTACCATGCGAG GTTGACTATGACTACATCGCCCACACGGACACGCTCGCCGCAGACGTGCGGCTGTTCTTACAACAGTACAACATCACAGCGAGAGAAGACATTCTACCGGAGCAACGGCTGAGACGAGCCAACGATGGAAACGTTTTCGGGAACATCTTCGGACAAGTTCCAAAGGAAGAAATACTGTCGATCCGGAGACTCTACCAGGAGGACTTTGATATGTTTGGATATTCTTTTGAAGAAGATTTGGCAAAGATAGAGACGGGACGTGGATAG